A genomic window from Bacteroidota bacterium includes:
- a CDS encoding class A beta-lactamase-related serine hydrolase, whose translation MADKLFKNDINRKQICFLLIMVCTFFFCSFGFGQNQSAELDQFFATINANGDLNGSVLVMENGNVLYQKSFGFADKQNKIQNTENTLFQIASVSKIFTAVAVLKLEEQKKLNIQDKIVSYFPDFPYSDVTIYNLLSNTSGVPDIGELLVPFWRLNRDTVFTLNDLIPALNASKMPQNFEAGMAWEYSNTNFSLLALLIEKTSGQKFADYMNKNIFKPAGMHNTFVKSSGENAYVHNNVAYNYGLPYIFSITPVRVDSFAINDFKVHYKTFPSEGDANIYTSVIDLAAFDKALYGGLLLKEKNLNLLTSPSRKTNGKKIVLHGLGSEIGVIGDFYWGLGNRIDLDSSMGKIVWCSGGMPGCSANMLTNSTKNQLIIWLNNEQSSSAMDNMFGALNIINNKPASAKKAKGNGAIIYAQLLQKNDKEHAFAKLIEMADDTTNFIVDENTLNDLAYEFYEFVNENLAFETLRSAIFLFPNNDNLYNSYGELLAKSGKKEEAIIMYKKSLILNPENEDSINSLNKLQME comes from the coding sequence ATGGCTGATAAATTATTTAAAAATGATATTAATAGAAAACAAATATGTTTTTTATTAATAATGGTATGCACATTCTTCTTTTGTTCATTTGGCTTTGGGCAAAACCAATCAGCTGAGTTGGATCAATTTTTCGCAACAATAAATGCAAATGGAGATTTAAATGGCAGTGTTTTGGTAATGGAGAATGGAAATGTGTTGTACCAAAAATCATTTGGATTTGCCGATAAGCAAAACAAAATTCAAAATACAGAAAACACCTTATTTCAGATTGCCTCTGTATCTAAAATTTTCACTGCAGTGGCAGTGCTGAAATTAGAAGAGCAAAAGAAATTAAATATTCAAGACAAAATTGTATCCTATTTTCCTGATTTTCCTTATTCGGATGTTACAATCTACAATTTGCTTTCGAATACGTCGGGCGTGCCTGATATTGGTGAGTTGCTAGTTCCATTTTGGCGATTGAACAGGGACACTGTTTTTACTTTAAATGACTTAATTCCAGCACTAAACGCAAGTAAAATGCCACAAAACTTTGAAGCCGGCATGGCTTGGGAGTATTCAAATACGAATTTTAGTTTACTTGCTCTTTTGATTGAAAAAACCAGTGGACAAAAATTTGCTGACTACATGAATAAAAACATTTTTAAACCGGCAGGTATGCATAACACGTTTGTGAAGTCCTCAGGAGAAAATGCATATGTTCATAACAACGTAGCATATAATTATGGCTTGCCTTATATATTTTCAATCACCCCAGTTCGTGTTGATTCTTTTGCAATAAATGATTTTAAGGTACATTACAAAACATTTCCATCAGAAGGTGATGCGAATATATACACTTCGGTTATCGATTTGGCCGCATTTGATAAAGCACTATACGGGGGTTTATTGTTAAAAGAAAAAAATTTAAATCTCCTCACAAGTCCTTCACGAAAAACCAATGGAAAAAAAATAGTTCTACATGGCTTAGGCAGTGAAATTGGTGTAATAGGTGATTTCTATTGGGGGCTCGGAAATCGTATTGATTTAGATAGTTCCATGGGAAAAATTGTGTGGTGTAGTGGCGGTATGCCCGGTTGCTCAGCTAACATGTTAACGAATAGTACTAAAAATCAACTTATTATATGGCTCAATAATGAACAAAGTAGTTCTGCAATGGATAACATGTTTGGGGCCTTAAATATTATTAATAATAAACCGGCCTCAGCTAAAAAAGCCAAAGGAAATGGAGCAATAATTTATGCTCAGCTTTTACAAAAAAATGATAAAGAGCACGCGTTTGCGAAATTAATCGAAATGGCAGACGATACCACAAATTTTATTGTAGACGAAAATACATTAAATGATTTGGCATATGAATTTTATGAATTTGTAAACGAAAATTTAGCATTCGAAACACTTCGGTCCGCAATATTTTTATTCCCCAACAATGATAATCTTTATAATAGTTACGGTGAATTATTAGCAAAATCGGGCAAAAAAGAAGAAGCAATAATAATGTATAAAAAATCATTAATACTAAACCCTGAAAATGAAGATTCAATTAACTCATTAAACAAATTACAAATGGAATAA
- the dnaN gene encoding DNA polymerase III subunit beta, with translation MKFIVSTTALLRNLQTVNGVVSPNTVLPILEDFLFVVEKNKLTISGTDLETSITTWMDIESKSEGKVAIPARILVDYLKTLPEQPLTFSIDEDSCQVEITTDRGKYKLNGENGDDFPRVSSDDKMSDITLPSGVLQKVINKTAFATGTDELRPPMTGVLFQLNKDGINFVATDAHKLVRYRRTDAKTNNPASLIMPKKALNLLKSNLPGEQTQVTISYNSSFAFFSYNNVKLICRLIEGRYPDYNAVIPTENPNRLTINRADFLNTLRRVIIFSNKTTHQVILKIKGNELIVNAQDLDFSNEANERLDCTYEGDNMEIGFNAKFLLEMLNAMDNEEVRMELSTPNRAGLLLPTESDEAEDLLMLVMPVMMNV, from the coding sequence ATGAAGTTTATAGTAAGTACAACTGCGTTATTGCGCAATCTCCAAACGGTGAATGGCGTTGTGAGTCCGAATACGGTTTTGCCTATTCTGGAAGATTTTTTATTTGTGGTGGAAAAGAACAAACTCACCATTTCGGGAACCGATTTAGAAACCTCCATTACAACATGGATGGACATCGAATCAAAGTCGGAAGGCAAAGTAGCTATACCTGCCCGAATTTTAGTTGATTATTTAAAAACATTACCGGAACAGCCGCTTACATTTTCAATTGATGAAGATAGCTGTCAGGTTGAAATCACTACCGATCGTGGTAAATACAAACTGAATGGCGAAAACGGTGATGATTTTCCACGTGTATCCAGCGATGATAAAATGAGTGATATCACTTTACCATCTGGTGTGTTACAAAAGGTAATTAATAAAACTGCATTCGCTACAGGAACAGATGAGTTACGTCCGCCTATGACAGGTGTTTTATTCCAGTTAAATAAAGATGGAATTAATTTCGTAGCAACAGATGCACATAAATTAGTGCGTTATCGCAGAACAGATGCAAAAACAAATAATCCTGCATCACTCATTATGCCTAAAAAAGCATTGAACTTGTTGAAATCAAACTTACCTGGTGAACAAACACAGGTAACCATTTCATATAATAGTTCATTCGCATTTTTCAGCTATAATAATGTGAAATTAATTTGTCGTTTAATCGAAGGACGTTATCCGGATTACAACGCAGTTATTCCAACTGAAAATCCGAATCGTTTAACAATTAATCGCGCTGACTTTTTAAATACCTTACGTCGTGTAATTATTTTCTCGAATAAAACTACACATCAGGTTATTTTGAAAATAAAAGGTAATGAGTTGATTGTAAATGCTCAGGATTTAGATTTTAGTAATGAAGCTAATGAACGTTTAGATTGCACTTACGAAGGTGACAATATGGAAATCGGGTTTAACGCGAAGTTTTTGTTAGAGATGTTGAATGCGATGGATAATGAAGAAGTACGCATGGAGTTAAGCACGCCAAACAGAGCAGGTTTATTGTTGCCAACAGAAAGTGATGAAGCGGAGGATTTATTGATGTTGGTGATGCCGGTGATGATGAACGTGTAA
- a CDS encoding T9SS type A sorting domain-containing protein, giving the protein MRIQTPFFTILLLAGICQNPLSAQVAPPPFTITLEEVTYNDWPGLHSFAIGEWDGRWLIATGRTGGLHGFLPPTPFPILEANKQIHLFDPVTGDYASANIFGLPAGIQDQLQCTNPQYFQRDNYLYIIGGYGHQQATDSMVTFPSLLAIDLEMIADLIDAGESVEPAIRQVEDTLFEVSGGEIGLLQDEIYLYGGHVFAGEYSKPAGPQFYQKYTDALKKFKLTDDGATISITDVEIIKDTTVFHRRDLNFEQIMLPGEVEALAAFSGVFQYEADWVWFSPVYISTAGYTEDESFYQKLNNYTCPVMSIYDSVSQNYFATLFGGIGQYYYDEDDDTIKQDLNVPFVNDISTIIKYADGITEQYPQPIHFDALLGSNAEFILNQDIPHYNNRVIKLHDLNGTVLAGYIFGGIDALIPNFTPSAASNQLFKVWINYTAPVAVNNVPINEISIYPNPVSGEITISNSSLKNLEQIQIINQLGEVMPLLQAKCMAGSSITIDVSAFASGLYIVKMFGDDRVITKQLIKL; this is encoded by the coding sequence ATGCGAATACAGACCCCCTTTTTTACGATACTACTTTTGGCCGGAATCTGTCAAAACCCTTTGTCAGCGCAGGTTGCACCACCTCCCTTCACCATTACCCTGGAGGAGGTAACCTATAACGATTGGCCGGGTTTGCATTCTTTTGCTATCGGCGAATGGGATGGCAGGTGGTTAATCGCTACCGGAAGGACAGGTGGTTTGCATGGTTTTCTGCCCCCAACACCTTTTCCGATACTGGAAGCTAACAAACAAATTCACCTTTTTGACCCCGTAACCGGCGATTATGCTTCGGCTAATATCTTCGGCTTGCCTGCGGGTATTCAGGACCAATTACAATGCACAAACCCACAATATTTTCAACGCGATAACTATTTATACATTATTGGCGGTTACGGTCATCAACAAGCAACCGATAGTATGGTAACTTTTCCCTCGTTACTCGCAATTGATCTGGAAATGATTGCTGATTTAATTGACGCAGGTGAATCAGTTGAACCTGCAATCAGACAAGTTGAGGATACGTTATTTGAAGTAAGTGGTGGTGAAATCGGATTGCTGCAAGATGAAATTTATTTATACGGCGGACATGTTTTTGCAGGAGAATATTCTAAACCTGCAGGCCCACAATTTTACCAAAAATATACAGATGCACTTAAAAAATTTAAATTAACTGATGATGGAGCTACAATCTCAATTACTGATGTAGAAATAATAAAAGACACAACCGTTTTTCATCGACGCGATTTAAATTTTGAACAAATAATGTTGCCGGGAGAAGTTGAAGCATTGGCTGCATTTAGTGGTGTGTTTCAATACGAGGCAGACTGGGTTTGGTTTTCACCGGTTTATATTAGTACCGCTGGATATACTGAAGATGAATCTTTTTATCAGAAATTAAATAATTATACTTGTCCGGTAATGAGCATTTATGATTCTGTTTCACAAAATTATTTCGCAACATTATTTGGTGGCATCGGTCAGTATTATTATGATGAAGATGATGATACTATTAAACAGGATTTAAATGTTCCGTTTGTAAATGACATCTCAACCATAATAAAATATGCTGATGGAATAACTGAACAATATCCCCAACCGATTCATTTTGATGCATTATTAGGTTCAAATGCGGAATTTATTTTAAACCAGGATATTCCGCATTACAATAATCGTGTTATTAAATTGCATGATTTAAACGGTACTGTTTTGGCCGGATATATTTTTGGTGGTATAGATGCACTTATTCCAAATTTTACACCAAGCGCTGCAAGTAACCAGTTATTTAAAGTTTGGATAAATTATACCGCACCGGTTGCTGTGAACAATGTTCCAATTAACGAAATCAGCATTTACCCGAATCCTGTAAGTGGGGAAATTACTATTTCGAACAGCTCGTTAAAAAACCTGGAGCAAATTCAAATTATTAATCAGCTTGGAGAAGTAATGCCATTGTTGCAGGCTAAATGTATGGCGGGAAGTTCCATTACAATTGACGTAAGCGCATTTGCATCAGGATTATATATCGTAAAAATGTTTGGTGATGATCGTGTAATTACAAAGCAACTGATAAAACTGTAA
- a CDS encoding DUF4340 domain-containing protein has protein sequence MNRNWLYFGILVVLVVIAYFTLIRDNDSSYSKKDTAFAVEDTTAIGKIRLTNLKGDSITLENKNGVWMMNGIYPPRPDALHNLLNTMHQLEVKMPVAKSMHNNVVSNIAGRRTKVEIYNTKGEKTKGYFIGDNTDQLNGTFMLMEGSEHAFVVNIPGFAGFAATVFFTDETDWKSKQIFAYDPENIQQIDITYSNLRDSSFSIVRKADNTFELVGNTVSNKPLNPEIVNYYLKQYKLLNAEYFILEPEKRDSLLGTKPACVVSITDNNKITTSLKIYYRPLTYRSKMQYTLDNKPIEFDLDKYYGVFNNDRDLGIIQNFVFGKLMVGPQYFYRQRPQNLNVLNEGLKK, from the coding sequence ATGAATAGGAACTGGTTATACTTTGGCATTTTAGTGGTATTGGTGGTAATCGCCTATTTCACACTTATTCGCGATAATGATAGTTCTTATTCAAAAAAGGATACTGCTTTTGCAGTAGAGGATACCACAGCAATTGGTAAAATCAGATTAACCAATTTAAAAGGCGATAGCATCACGCTAGAAAATAAAAATGGTGTTTGGATGATGAATGGCATTTACCCGCCACGACCTGATGCATTACATAATTTACTAAATACCATGCATCAACTGGAAGTAAAAATGCCCGTTGCGAAATCAATGCATAATAATGTAGTATCCAATATTGCCGGCCGCAGAACAAAGGTTGAAATTTATAATACCAAAGGCGAAAAAACCAAAGGGTATTTTATTGGAGATAATACTGACCAGCTTAATGGAACTTTTATGTTAATGGAAGGTTCTGAACACGCATTTGTAGTAAATATTCCCGGATTTGCAGGATTTGCAGCTACTGTGTTTTTTACTGATGAAACCGATTGGAAAAGCAAACAAATTTTTGCTTATGACCCTGAAAATATTCAGCAAATAGATATTACTTATTCCAATTTGCGCGATTCTTCATTTAGTATTGTGCGCAAGGCCGATAATACATTTGAATTGGTAGGTAATACCGTTTCCAACAAACCACTGAATCCTGAAATTGTAAATTACTATCTCAAACAATACAAGTTATTAAATGCAGAATATTTTATTCTTGAACCTGAAAAACGCGACTCGCTGTTGGGAACAAAACCGGCCTGTGTGGTGAGCATAACAGATAACAATAAAATAACCACTAGCTTAAAAATATATTACCGACCGCTCACCTATCGTTCAAAAATGCAATACACTTTAGATAATAAACCAATTGAATTTGATTTGGATAAATATTATGGTGTATTTAATAATGACCGCGATTTAGGTATTATTCAAAACTTTGTATTTGGTAAACTCATGGTAGGTCCACAATACTTTTATCGTCAGCGCCCACAAAATTTAAATGTGTTGAACGAAGGGCTGAAAAAATAA
- the gldG gene encoding gliding motility-associated ABC transporter substrate-binding protein GldG: MERQDQYKKNRRRAILQLFLLIGIIVIANVLLSGFFFRMDLTEEKRFSLSTPTKHLLEEQQDILFVRVYLGGDLTPNLKRLQQSTTEMLDQFKNYAGDNLQYDVFDPFSIPNEENQTEFIKQLEEKGILSVQFFESATDEASVKYVFPFASISYKDVEIAFPLIDRGTMPLPLNPDSDPSVSISLLEYNFTKAIRQITDDNKPYVAFVSGHGELNRFELNDIAGSLNELYNVTQIELEDDSTFEIPRECKALVIAKPLISFSMEGKYIIDQFIMQGGNVMWLIDPVIADFDSLYTGKGQFMAIDRELNITDMLLQYGARINSNIVQDKQCSHINVPVSNGENFVMRPWPYNPILNNFNPNHPISKNVDAIEGKFVSTVDTISVPGIKKTILVSTSGLSRYISAPARVNFNIVDNKFAPTDAQYNKPNTPVAVLLEGQFPSAFKSLKPTANRLHQLGFGYQNAPYMEKGVGSKQIMIGDGDLIKNYVDEEGKPDMLGINYIERYIYGNKDFAMNCIEYLCDQDGLIETRAKEVKLRPLDDQKVGDNRIQWQLLNMIAPLLVLYIFSGIYFFIRNRKYAA, from the coding sequence ATGGAACGACAAGATCAATATAAAAAAAACAGGAGACGGGCAATTTTACAATTGTTTTTACTCATTGGCATAATTGTGATTGCCAATGTTTTGTTGTCGGGATTTTTTTTCAGAATGGACTTAACTGAAGAAAAAAGATTTTCGCTGAGCACACCAACCAAACATTTATTAGAAGAACAACAAGATATTTTATTTGTGCGCGTTTATTTGGGGGGAGATTTAACGCCGAACCTAAAGCGCCTGCAACAGTCTACAACGGAAATGCTCGATCAGTTTAAAAATTATGCGGGTGATAATCTGCAATACGATGTGTTTGATCCGTTTAGCATTCCAAATGAAGAAAATCAGACTGAGTTTATTAAACAACTGGAAGAAAAAGGTATTTTAAGTGTTCAATTTTTTGAAAGCGCAACCGATGAAGCTTCTGTAAAATATGTATTTCCCTTTGCAAGTATCAGTTATAAGGATGTTGAAATTGCGTTTCCGCTTATCGACCGTGGAACCATGCCATTGCCTTTAAATCCGGATAGCGACCCTTCCGTTTCCATTTCACTGCTGGAATATAATTTCACTAAAGCTATCCGTCAAATTACGGATGACAACAAACCTTATGTTGCGTTTGTTTCCGGACATGGTGAATTAAATCGTTTCGAATTAAATGATATTGCCGGTTCATTAAATGAGCTGTATAATGTTACACAAATTGAATTGGAAGATGACAGCACGTTCGAAATTCCCAGAGAATGTAAGGCGTTGGTAATTGCTAAACCATTGATTTCGTTTTCGATGGAAGGCAAATATATTATTGATCAATTTATTATGCAGGGTGGAAATGTAATGTGGCTGATTGATCCCGTTATTGCTGATTTCGATAGTTTATATACCGGCAAGGGCCAGTTTATGGCTATTGACCGTGAATTAAATATTACGGATATGCTACTACAATATGGAGCGCGTATAAACTCTAATATTGTGCAGGATAAACAATGTTCGCATATTAATGTTCCCGTTTCGAATGGTGAAAATTTTGTGATGCGGCCATGGCCATATAATCCGATTTTAAATAATTTTAATCCGAATCATCCTATCAGTAAAAACGTGGATGCTATTGAAGGTAAGTTTGTAAGTACAGTTGATACTATTTCGGTGCCAGGCATTAAAAAAACAATATTAGTATCAACATCAGGTTTAAGCCGATATATTTCGGCACCGGCAAGAGTTAATTTTAATATTGTTGATAATAAATTTGCACCAACTGATGCACAATATAACAAACCAAATACACCTGTTGCGGTTTTGTTAGAAGGTCAGTTCCCATCAGCATTTAAATCACTGAAACCAACAGCTAACCGCTTACATCAATTAGGTTTCGGCTATCAGAATGCACCTTATATGGAAAAAGGTGTAGGCTCTAAACAAATTATGATAGGTGATGGTGATTTGATAAAAAATTATGTAGATGAAGAAGGCAAACCTGATATGTTAGGTATCAATTATATTGAAAGATATATTTATGGCAATAAAGATTTTGCCATGAATTGTATTGAATATTTATGTGATCAGGACGGATTAATTGAAACACGTGCAAAGGAAGTAAAACTGCGCCCTTTGGATGATCAAAAAGTGGGTGATAACCGCATACAATGGCAATTGCTGAATATGATTGCGCCTTTATTGGTGCTGTATATTTTCAGCGGAATTTATTTCTTTATCCGCAACAGAAAATACGCGGCTTAA
- the gldF gene encoding gliding motility-associated ABC transporter permease subunit GldF, whose protein sequence is MIAIFRKELNVFFSSLIGYIAITIFLVANGLFAWVFPDTNILDDGYATLDSFFNFAPWILMFLIPAITMRSFAEEKNSGTLEFITTRPITDMQIIFGKYFAAFVLVAFAILPTVLYYFTVSALASPVGNVDTGGIIGSYIGLLLLGATFVAISLFTSCITNNQIVAFIAGMFACFFFYLAFDSLSLIPYFVGTIDKYFNAISINQHYQNISKGYIDLRDVIYFCSMVGIFILMTKTALGSRKW, encoded by the coding sequence TTGATCGCGATATTCAGAAAAGAATTAAATGTGTTTTTCAGTTCACTGATTGGCTATATAGCCATTACCATATTTTTGGTTGCGAACGGATTATTTGCATGGGTTTTTCCGGATACAAATATTTTAGACGACGGATATGCAACACTGGATTCGTTTTTTAATTTCGCGCCCTGGATTTTAATGTTTTTGATTCCCGCAATTACCATGCGTTCTTTTGCGGAAGAAAAAAATAGCGGAACACTTGAATTTATTACCACACGGCCAATTACCGATATGCAAATTATTTTCGGAAAATATTTTGCTGCATTCGTGTTGGTTGCCTTTGCTATATTACCTACAGTATTATATTATTTTACTGTAAGTGCATTAGCATCACCGGTGGGCAATGTTGATACGGGCGGAATTATTGGTTCTTATATCGGATTATTATTGTTGGGCGCTACTTTTGTTGCTATATCTTTATTTACATCCTGCATAACCAACAATCAGATAGTTGCATTTATTGCCGGTATGTTTGCCTGTTTCTTTTTTTACCTCGCATTCGACAGCCTTTCGTTAATTCCTTATTTTGTTGGAACTATCGATAAATATTTTAATGCAATAAGTATCAACCAGCATTACCAGAATATTAGTAAAGGATATATTGACCTACGCGATGTAATTTATTTCTGCAGCATGGTGGGCATTTTTATTTTAATGACAAAAACGGCTTTGGGCAGCAGAAAATGGTAA
- the gldA gene encoding gliding motility-associated ABC transporter ATP-binding subunit GldA, whose product MSVIVDQLTKVYGEQTAVNSISFTVNSGEIVGFLGPNGAGKSTTMKMLTCFIPQTAGKASVCGFDTEKNSIDVRRNIGYLPEHNPLYPEMYVKEYLEFAARLNGMKNADKRIEEMIGITGLTLERRKKIGQLSKGYRQRVGLAQAMLHNPKVLIMDEPTSGLDPNQLAEVRNLIKNIGKEKTVILSTHIMQEVQAICSRVIIINKGKIVADDSVDGIQAQQKGTTIIQVEFKENVDHKLIKTIPGVRNVKGDNKLVITYYGEGDIREQLFRFAVEHKYTLLNMHIEKQNLEDVFQELTK is encoded by the coding sequence ATGTCAGTAATAGTTGACCAGCTCACGAAAGTATACGGAGAACAGACGGCGGTAAATTCGATTTCATTCACTGTAAACAGCGGAGAAATTGTCGGATTTCTGGGCCCCAACGGTGCAGGAAAAAGCACTACCATGAAAATGCTTACCTGTTTTATACCTCAAACAGCCGGAAAAGCCAGTGTTTGCGGGTTCGATACCGAAAAAAACAGTATTGATGTGCGCCGAAATATTGGTTATTTACCTGAACATAACCCGCTGTACCCCGAAATGTATGTAAAAGAGTATCTGGAATTCGCCGCTCGTTTAAACGGAATGAAAAATGCGGATAAGCGGATTGAGGAAATGATTGGCATTACCGGTTTAACATTAGAACGGAGAAAAAAAATTGGTCAGTTATCAAAAGGATATCGTCAGCGTGTTGGTTTAGCACAAGCCATGTTGCACAATCCGAAAGTGTTAATTATGGATGAACCAACATCCGGATTAGACCCTAACCAATTAGCTGAAGTGCGCAATCTCATTAAAAATATCGGGAAAGAAAAAACGGTAATTCTTTCAACCCATATTATGCAAGAAGTGCAGGCAATTTGCAGTCGCGTAATTATTATCAATAAGGGAAAAATTGTTGCCGACGATTCGGTTGACGGTATACAAGCACAACAAAAAGGCACAACCATAATTCAGGTTGAATTTAAAGAAAATGTTGATCATAAATTAATTAAAACAATTCCCGGTGTGCGCAATGTGAAAGGTGATAACAAATTAGTTATTACGTATTACGGTGAAGGTGATATTCGCGAACAATTATTCCGTTTTGCGGTAGAACATAAATATACCTTGCTGAATATGCATATCGAAAAACAAAATCTGGAAGACGTATTCCAGGAATTAACAAAATAA